TGCCACCATGGCACTcagcagctgggagaggggacAGGAGAAGAGGTAGGAAGGGAACAGGGCTTCTGACCCCAAGAATGTCAGATCCCAAGGCTGGAACCCCAAGGTTCAAGGTTGTGGGAGAATCATTTTCATTAGAGCCCTGACAAAGTTGATGGTTTTCATTGAAAAAGATACCTTGACAGAGACGGAGGAGCCAGACACAGACAGACTCTAACACGGAACATAAGAGTCACAGGGCAGCTGTCTCCACATATTGCCTCAGATGCTCAAATATgcaccagggggcttccctggtggcgcagtggttgagagtccgcctgccgatgcaggggacgcgggttcgtgccccggtccggggtccgggaggatgccgcgtgccgcggagcggctgggcccgtgggccctggccgctgggcctgcgcatccggagcctgtgctccgcaacgggagaggccatggcagtgagaggcccgcgtaccgcaaaaaaaaaaaaaaaaaaaatgcaccaggATCCCCAGCGCACTTGGGTCTGGTTGGGTTGGGCCAGGCTAGGGTGGGGCCTCTTTCCACCCTTCCCTGGCTTCCTGAGCCCTGTGCCTTAGGGGCGGCAGCGGTCAGCTTCAGGGCTTTGGAAGGTCTTCCTTGTCCAACTGACAAGTGGGTGACACTGGCTCCTCGCCCAATCTGGGTTGGACTAGAGAACTGAAGGGCAGTCACCAGGAGCAGCGAGGACCCTGTGACCCCAGCGGCCAGCCCTCTTCCATGCCtacctcttccttcttctgctgGTCCGACTTCTCTTCCAGGTAGAGTGCTGAGGATGGGGCCCGCCGGGCAGGGCCTTCACGGGGGGCCTGGCTCACTGGGGCGGGACAGCAACAAGCATCAGGCAGCAGAGAGCCCCTGAGCCCCTTTGGTGGGGCCTCCTGGCCTAACCTAACCGCTTGGTACCAGCCCCTAGGGAATTCCATGGCAGAGAGTCCAGAGGTGGCGCTTCGGTTCACAAGGCCTGCCCTCGGCACCAGGCTGTGTGCACGTGCgcatgtgtgttgggggtggagggcttGTGATGGAAACACAGaccctgggccctgccctccaggggctcaGAGACCAAGTCCGAAGAGCAACCACCCCATCCCTGGGAGCACTAGAGGTTTCTGATTGCCAGCAGGGATGGAGGTTCGGACTTGGGCCTTCTGCCCCTTTCTCCAACCCCCACCCACTTCCCTGCTTCCTACCTGCCCCCCCAGCCCAGTCCCTCATCCTACCTGGGGTCATGTCAGGGGGCTGCAGGCTAAGAAGCCGGGGCTGCCCGTTAGCACCTCCCAGCCAGGCCTCAGCGCTGAGCACCGGCTCCCAGCTCACGGCCGTGTCTGGGAACACGTCATCCTGGAAGAATTCTttctgcagggagggaggaaggggctgccCTGAGGTACTGACCAGAGGCCTAGGGCACACAGGCATTCATTGGGAGGGGGGCATGGCAAGACCCAGGACCCCAATCTGAGGTTTCTGCAAGTTTCAGAACGTCAGCAGAGTAAGGGGCACAGGTCCCCCAAAGAGCAGTGAGTGGGGCAGTTTGGTGAAAAGACCAGTCAGGCCCCAAAGCCTCTGacaggggccaggcagggggTGCTGGGCGTTGGCGTGCTGGGCCCCCAACCTCACCCTGACTCGGGGCAGCCGGAAGGTGACAGGCTCCAGGGAGGTCTGGCGAAGTCGCAGGCATCGGGCAAACTCCACCTCCCGCACGTCACACTCCGTCTTGGGCAGGAGAATGAAGCCCTGGGGCGGCAGGGGAGTCGAGCTGGGGCTGGAGTCCAGAGCTCACACTGAGCACCTGGGCCCCCTCACTTAGGACCATCAGAACCAAGGCCTGTCCCTGGAGAGTGGTGTGATATTTAACAACTAGCTCTCTGGAGGGAAAATGCCCCGGTTTGTAGCGTTTGCGTATTTCCATGGTGTGAAAACTCCCAGCATACCAATTTCACACTACTAACATGACCCGGTGAATGCAGATTTGGGAAGAGATGTGCAGTAGCAGCCCATGATACAGTATTTCTGCCAGAGAGGGCCCACAGATGTAAATAACCTCAGCAGTACAAATAATAGTGAAGtcaagtaaaataattaggaagtgataaATTAAGTATCTATTGCCTTGGTCTTTACTGTAACTTATTTGTGGGTTCATAAAACTTAAACTtacatagtttaatttttaacaatggtTGAGTTTAAAAACCAGTTcccggccttccctggtggcgcagtggttgagaatctatctgcctgccaatgcaggggacacaggttcgagccctggtctgggaagatcccacatgccacggagcaactaggcccgtgagccacaactactgagcctgtgcgtctggagcttgtgctccacaacaagagaggccgcgacagtgagaggcctgcgcaccgtgatgaNNNNNNNNNNNNNNNNNNNNNNNNNNNNNNNNNNNNNNNNNNNNNNNNNNNNNNNNNNNNNNNNNNNNNNNNNNNNNNNNNNNNNNNNNNNNNNNNNNNNNNNNNNNNNNNNNNNNNNNNNNNNNNNNNNNNNNNNNNNNNNNNNNNNNNNNNNNNNNNNNNNNNNNNNNNNNNNNNNNNNNNNNNNNNNNNNNNNNNNNNNNNNNNNNNNNNNNNNNNNNNNNNNNNNNNNNNNNNNNNNNNNNNNNNNNNNNNNNNNNNNNNNNNNNNNNNNNNNNNNNNNNNNNNNNNNNNNNNNNNNNNNNNNNNNNNNNNNNNNNNNNNNNNNNNNNNNNNNNNNNNNNNNNNNNNNNNNNNNNNNNNNNNNNNNNNNNNNNNNNNNNNNNNNNNNNNNNNNNNNNNNNNNNNNNNNNNNNNNNNNNNNNNNNNNNNNNNNNNNNNNNNNNNNNNNNNNNNNNNNNNNNNNNNNNNNNNNNNNNNNNNNNNNNNNNNNNNNNNNNGAGCTGCAAAGTGAGCTTCCCGGCAGCCAAGGCAAGGAAACACCGTCAGTTACCGCCTCCAAAAGACAAACCAACCCCACTGCTACTCTGAGTGCAGGCCTGCAGGCCCAAGAAACATTCTTCTGATGGTTCCAAGACACCTGACCTTCACACATTCACCACCTATTTAATGAGTGTAAAGTGTatattcaatggcttttagtacattcacagagttgtgcaaccatcaccacaataagttttaaaatgttttcatcatcGCAAAAGAAATCTCATACCCCTTAGCAGTCACCTTTCTTTTCATCCCAAACCCCCAGGcgtaggcaaccactaatctactttctgtctctatggatttgcctattctggacactcCATATAAACAGAACCACACAAtctgtgtccttttgtgtctgggttCTTTCATtccatcatgttttcaaggttcatccatgttgtagtgtgtagctgtacttcattcctttttatggctgaataatgttccattatatggatataccacattgtgtttatccgttcatctgttgatggacatttgggttgtttccaccttttagctattgtggaaactgctgttgtgaacattggtgtgcaagTTTTTTTTGtgggctgttttcatttctcttgggtatctACCTaggagtgggagtgctgggttGTATGGCGACTCTATGcctaacttttaagaaactgccagactcttttccatggtgggaattttgaatttttaaagcgTTCCTTCCAGTGCCCAGATTTTGGTCCCTAAACACCATTCCCCCAAAAGGCACCAAGACTCcacagagaaatggctgattcagGTCTGAGGAAGGGAATGTagaagatgagcctggaacatcttgtcatTTAAGAAAGCAGGACAGCTATTCAAGACAGAGGGTCATGTCAAGGGGCTCAGGGGCCAGCTTGAAAGCCTAAGATGAGACCATGTGAGCAATAAAACAGTAACTTAACTGATTGAAcaaactgaatatttaaaaactcatgaTTCATAGTGacactcacaaaaaagaaaaaaaacagaaaccctCATTTGCCACCACGTATAGGAGGTGGCTACTGCACCAATATTTTACCCTGAAAACTggtaattaaaggaaataattcacCATTATCTCTGTCTTTCCTGCAAGAACCCTATTTCAGGGTAATCAGCTCAAGCTGATGAGGGAAAGCTCTTCTTTACAGATTTCTAGCTGATATAGAAGCAATGCTAGGATTAGAAAAATCACCGTTTTGTAACCCTCAATGAAATAATGGGTTAAGGCAACAATCTTCAACTTAGGAGGAAACTATCAATACCAGGAGAATGGCCAATGAGGCAATGGCTATTCCCAGAGTGACAGAGAGTCACCCTCAAATTACTTGCTGCTTATAAGGGGAGAATATACGTTTACACTGGTGGTATCATCTGGGCTAGCACCACTGGGCTCTGACGAATCTTCACTCCGGAAGGGACCACCTGCCAGCATTGACTTACCTGCTAATCAAACACTACAGGAAGCGCATGGCATACCAAGAAGATTCTTTTCCCCAACATTCtatttcaaaaacttaaaaaaaaattatttatttttggctgcgttgggtcttagctgcagcatgagggatctttcgttgcagggcacagggtcttcgttgtggcacgcgggcttctctgtagttgtggcatatgggctccagagcacatgggctctgcaGCTGCGACACGTGagctctctggttgtggcatgcaggctcagtatttgcggcacacaggcttagttgccccacggcatgtgggatcttagttcccagaccagggatttgacccatgtcccctgcattggaaggcagattcttaaccagtagaccaccagggaagtccctcaaaaactttttttaaaaaatttatttattttatttatctatttttggctgtgttgggtcttcgttgctgtgcatgggctttctctagttgtggcaagtgggggctactcttcgttgcagtgcgcaggcttctcatcgcggtggcttctcttgttgtggagcacgggctctaggcacgcaggcttcagtagctgtggctcgcgagctctagagcacaggctcagtagttgtggcacacgggcttagttgctccgcggcatgtgggatcttcctggaccagggatcaaacccgtgtcccctgcattggcaggtgaagtctttttttttttgtggtacgcaggcctctcaccactgtggcctctcccactgcggagaacaggctccggacgtgcaggctcagcggccatggctcacgggcccagccgcttcacggcatgtgggatcctcccggaccggggcatgaacccgtgtcccctgcatcggcaggcggactctcaaccactgcgccaccagggaagcccgcaggNNNNNNNNNNNNNNNNNNNNNNNNNNNNNNNNNNNNNNNNNNNNNNNNNNNNNNNNNNNNNNNNNNNNNNNNNNNNNNNNNNNNNNNNNNNNNNNNNNNNNNNNNNNNNNNNNNNNNNNNNNNNNNNNNNNNNNNNNNNNNNNNNNNNNNNNNNNNNNNNNNNNNNNNNNNNNNNNNNNNNNNNNNNNNNNNNNNNNNNNNNNNNNNNNNNNNNNNNNNNNNNNNNNNNNNNNNNNNNNNNNNNNNNNNNNNNNNNNNNNNNNNNNNNNNNNNNNNNNNNNNNNNNNNNNNNNNNNNNNNNNNNNNNNNNNNNNNNNNNNNNNNNNNNNNNNNNNNNNNNNNNNNNNNNNNNNNNNNNNNNNNNNNNNNNNNNNNNNNNNNNNNNNNNNNNNNNNNNNNNNNNNNNNNNNNNNgcctgcgcgtctggagcctgtgctccgcaacgggagaggccacaacagtgagaggcccgcataccgcaaaaaaaaaaaaaaaaaaaaaaaaaaaacacacagaaatttgtacatgaatgctcatagcagcattattcaaaaggtggaaataacccaagtgtccatcaacagagaacaaacaaacaaaatgtggtctatccatttgatggaatattactcagcctagaaagaaatgaagttctgggacttccccggtggtccagtggttaagactctgccttccaatgcagggggtgcgggttcaatccctgactggagaactaagatcccacatgccgtgcagtgtggccaaaaaattttttaaaagaaaagaaaagaaatgaagttctggttcatgttacaacatggataaaccctgaaaacatgatgctgagtgcaagaagccagacacaaaaggtcacatactgtgattcatttatatgaaatgtccaaaatagggtaatccagagacagagagtagattagtggttgccaggggctgggggaggggggagtgaggAGTGACTGCTTGATGGGCCTGGGGTTTCCTTTGGGGGGATGGAAATGCTCTGGAACTAGATAGAAATGGTGCtcacacaacactgtgaatgtaacaAATGCCCCAGAATTAGTCACTTTATAATagttaatggttaattttatgtcgtgtgaattttaccacaattaaaatacacacaggggcttccctggtggcgcagtggttgcgcgtccgcctgccgatgcaggggaaccgggttcgcgccccggtccgggaagatcccatatgccgcggagtggctaggcccgtgagccatggccgctgagcctgcgcgtctggagcctgtgctccgcaaagggagaggccacaacagtgagaggcccgcgtaccacaaaaaaaacaaaaacaaaaacaaaaacaaaacaaacaaaaaaatacacacagaaaagaagagCAATGAGGATAAGATCACTTCaaccaacaaacaacaaaaaagctttcaatcaggaaaaaaattcagacacATAGAGAGGAGAAAAGACTAGAATCATGAACGCTGATATACCCACCATGTAGATTTAATCATTATTAACATGTTGctacatttgtctttttttctttgtttcttttctttttttttttccatgccatgcagcttgtgggatcttagttccccaaccagggatcgaacctgtgccccctgcagtggaagcacagagtcctaaccactggaccaccagggaattgatggagtgtttttttaaaaagttacagaaaTCATAACATTTCACTcaaatattttagttaatttttttacatgCCTGCAATACCATTATCCCATCTAACACAATGAGCAGTCATTCCTGATGTTGATCTAATTCCCAGCCCATTTTCAGAGTTGGAGCAACTGAACCAGGAAACAAAGTAAGGCTCCTCGTGTGTTGCATTTGGTTGTTGTGTCCCTTGAGACTCTCTTAATCTATAACAGTCTCTGTCCCACTTTTTTTCACCCTGCCATTGAATTATGGAAGAAAAACAGGTCAGTTGTTCTGTAGATAACTAAGTTACTCCGGCTGTAATCCTGCATTGATTTGTATGATTTCTATGACAAGTGTGTTCCATATCTGTTTGGCTTATCGTCATATCCTCGCTAACCAGTATCAGAGGTACCCAATAGGTGGATGATGAGTGAataaatcctcattttacagatgagaaaactgaggctcgaaGAGGTTCTATAACTCAAGGCATACTCTCAATCATGGTGGGGCTGCAACTCGGACCCAGAGCTGCCTGATTCTAAACCCAAGCTCTTTTGTCCTCACCAGCCACCCCAGCTGCAGGAACCACACAACACTGAAATGGCTGGCCTGACTGTTCCTGTCTCTCTATTGGACGGTACACATTAAGGCTATGACTTCTTATCAACATTTCCCCAGGGTCTGGCTCAACACAGGTGATCattaaatgatgaatgaataaacgaatgacCAGCAGGACACCCCCTCTGCCCACCATGTCCCTTTGTTTGCATTATGGTGGTCAGCCTCCAAGATGCTCCCCAACTATACCTCTTGGTATTCACACCCCCATATGTTCCCCTCTCACACTGAACAGGGCTGACCTGTGTAACCAACAGGATACTACAGAAATGATGCAGTGTGACTTCTGTGGCTAAGTCATCAAAGATGTTGCAGCTTCTGTCTTGCTCTCTTGGACCATGTGCTCTGGGTGGCCCActggctgccatgttgtgaggccAGTCAAGCAGCCCTAAGGAGGATCTGTGTGATAAGGAAGTGAGGAGTCTTGCCCACAGCCATGTGAGGGCGCCATCTTGGAAGCAGCTCTTCCAGCTCTAGTCAAGTCTTCATATGACAGCAGCCCTAGATGACATCCTGACTACAGCCTCGTGGGAGACCCTGAGCTACTCAGCTAAGCTGTTCCCAAATTTTTaaccctcagaaactgtgaaCGTTTGCTGTCTTAAGGGACTAAATTTCAGGGTAATTTGTTACGCAGCAGGTGGTGACTAATACAGGGGTCCTCACCTTGGTGTGTAGGTCTTTGTCCAGCTGCTCCACAGTCTTCTTCCAGTCATCCTCATTGGCCATAACCCTGAATAGTATGCCCTGAATCGTCTCATTCAGCTCCATCGCCACTGCATCCAGGTCAGCCCGGCTTGCCTTGCCTGCCAGGGAGCTCCTGTCGGCTTTCTAGAGAGAGATGGGACTCAGGGAGGCAGGGCTgctggggtgggagcaggaagAGGCTGGGGGAGATCAGACCACTTTGGTCAGTTTTTCTAGTTTGGGACCCTGGATACCCAGCCTTGGCTTAAATTCAACCTTGGGGTCTCTGTTGGCTCAAACACAACCATTAGATAGAAGCCAAGGTTTCCTGTGATGGAGAAGTTGGGGCATGGTTTTTAAATTCACATAAATTGTCacaaactctaattcaaaaagatacatgcaccctatgttcatagcagcactactcacaatatccaagatgtggaaacaacctaaatgtccatcaacagatgaatggataaagaagttgtggtatatatatatacaatggaatattactcagcattaaaaagaacaaaataatgccatttgcagcaacatggatgcaactagagattaaatgtccatcaacagatgaatggataaagaagttgtggtatatatatatacaatggaatattactcagcattaaaaagaacaaaataatgccatttgcagcaacatggatgcaactagagattatcatactaagtgaagtcagaaagagaaagacataccatatgatatcacttatatgtggaatctaaaatatgatacaaatgaacctatatatgaaacagaaacagaatcatggacatagagaacagactagtggttgccaagggggagggggttggggaacGGATGGAATGGGAtgtaactattatatataggatggataaacaagaaggtcctactgtatagcacagagaactatattcaatatcctatgataaaccataatggaaaacaatgttaaaaaaagaatgtatatatatatatatgtatatgtataactgaatcactttgctgtacaacagtaattaacataacattgtaaatcaactatacttcaattttaaaaaattgtcattaaTCCTGAGTTACTGAAAATAGGAATTGATGGAACAACTTTTGAGAACTTCCCCCAAACTTTCTATATGATAAAGGTGGAAGGACACTCCGGAAGTCTGCCTGCCTTTGTCTTGGCTGGATGATTCCATTTCCCTGGTGGGAAAGCTGGGctcaggatgggggagggggtgggggagaggaatcTCTGCTCACTCACCTCTTTCAGCTCCTGCTCCATCACACTTTTGTCTGCCTTGTACATTTCTAGGTTTTTAATCTGAGAATGGACAACCTAAGAACAGAAGCAGAGGGCATGTCAGCTATCCTTGGAAGTCCTGAGGATAGCCTCTACCTCCCACATCCACCCTAGGAAGGGACAATGAGGCCAGGTGGACAGCAGGCGGGGTTGCACATTGGAAGGCTTGGGCTCCAGTGCCCAGATCAGAAGGGAAGGAACGTGGGACTTGGCAAAAGACCTCCCCTTGGAGGTGGCCTTACAGAACTACAGGTGGCtacacaggaaaggaaggaagacctgaggaaggaaagcataaacaaacaCTGATGCTTTGGGTCCCTAGATGTTTAAGACAAGTGCATCTCTTCTGATCTGTAATGGGGTCCCCGTGAGAATGACATAGTCTATTCATCCACCAAGCACTTATATGCCACACATGCTGTGCCCCAGGGTCAGGGGAAAACCTTATTTCCCATCCCCATGACTCCATGAAAAACCAACTCCCTGCATTAATTCTGCCCTCTCTCCACTTATTGGGCCCTCCCTATGACAGCAGCAGCCAGCTAACCTGCTTGGGAAGAGCCTCACATCCAATGGGCCATGTCCCCAGAGGGTAGGGTCACTCCTCCTCCAAAGCTGGAAGCAGGCTTCTACTTCTCCCTACATATCTGGTCTCCCTATTACCCTCAGAAACAGAACCCCCAACTTTTAGCTGGCATCTGGCAGACCAGAATCATGACTGTATTTTGCAGCCTCCCTTATAGCTTGATGTGACCACTGAGGTGTAAATGGAAGTGGGTCAATGTCCTCTTCACTGCTGGCTTGGAAGCAGAGTTAATGACTGG
This region of Physeter macrocephalus isolate SW-GA chromosome 14, ASM283717v5, whole genome shotgun sequence genomic DNA includes:
- the LOC114487541 gene encoding coronin-7-like → MEIRKRYKPGPSSTPLPPQGFILLPKTECDVREVEFARCLRLRQTSLEPVTFRLPRVRKEFFQDDVFPDTAVSWEPVLSAEAWLGGANGQPRLLSLQPPDMTPVSQAPREGPARRAPSSALYLEEKSDQQKKEELLSAMVAKLGNRVDPLPQDSFEGVDEDEWD
- the LOC114487748 gene encoding uncharacterized protein C16orf96-like codes for the protein MYKADKSVMEQELKEKADRSSLAGKASRADLDAVAMELNETIQGILFRVMANEDDWKKTVEQLDKDLHTKVRTPVLVTTCCVTNYPEI